The sequence AAGTCTTGGGCTGGCGCCCTATCAGCACTGCGTCGGGAGGCGCCGTGAAGCTCATCGCGGCATCGGTGAATACGAGCGGATCGGGTGCCGGCGTCGCGGGCGCATCCTGCGCCCAAGCCGTTCGCGCCGCAGCGATGAGTAACACCGAGAAGATCAAAAACGTTTTCATTCGTTGTCCAAAACTGCGGTGAGCGCGGGGAGCGACACCGCGTAGCGATATCCGACGTTGCGGTGGTCGTCGTCGAATTCCTCGTGGCGGACGTCCAGCCCGAGGTCGCGGATGCGCCGGGCGACGACCCGGGCGCCGATGTCGAGGTTGTATTCGTCACGGCGCCCGCAGTCGAGGTAGCGCAGGCGCAGGCGGCTCAGCTGGGCCTTGTGCTTGGCTACGCGCTCGGCCGGGTCGAAGGCCAGCCAACGGGCGAAGACGTCCGGCAGCAGCTCGCCGCTCGCTCTATCGAAGGGCAGATCGAGGTCGAACGCCTTCGCAGAACGTGGCGAGTACGCGGCGGCGTAGGCGAGCATTTCCATCGTCGTGTACTCCGCCGAACTGCGTTTGGGCTTGCGTTCGAAGCCGGCCACGAAGGCCGAGATATCGAACGCATGCGCCTCAAGAGCTCGCTGCACCGTCGCGAACGCCGGCGGATGCGCGTATTGAAAGTACGAGTCGCCGCTGTGCGACGCGAACGCGCCGAAGACACCCGGATGGTCGAGCACGAGGTGCATCGCGCCGAAGCCGCCCGACGATTTGCCGAGCACTGCGCGGCCGCCTTCGGAGCGAATCGTGTGGTAGTGCTCGTCGACGTGCCCGACGACGTCGCGAACCGTGTACGTTGCGTAGCCACCGTTGTGAACCGAGTCGACGTACTGCGAGCCGCCGAGCCGCGTGAAGCCGTCGACGAGCACGACCAACGCCGGCGCCATCTCGCGCCGCTCGATGAGGCGATCGGCCCATTGCAGCACGTTCGTCTCCCACGGCCGGGTGGACACCAGCGCCGCGGCGTCGCCGGTGTAGCCGTGCAGCACGTAGAGCACCGGGTAGCGGCGCGAGCCCTCCGCATCGTACGCGGCGGGCCGGTAGACGACGACCGGACGCTCCGACGGATCGCCGAGCGGATTTCCCGCGAGCGCGTCGCTGCGCACGAAATCGATCGCGACGTCGCCCGCGAGACCGAGCAGCCGCGCTAGGCCGGAACGCCCCTGCATGGCGATTCCCTTCGTCGCGCGAAGAGGTCGAGCCTAGATGAACGAGTTGAAGCGCGCGATCGATTTACGCAGCGCGATATCAATCAACGTCATCACGATGATCGGAATCGGGCCGCTCGTGACTATCCCGCTCGTGGTCGCCGCGCTCGGCGGCCCGCTCGCGCTCGTCGGGTGGATCGCCGGCGCGATCGTCGCGCTGTGCGACGGCCTGGTCTGGGCGGAGCTGTCGTCGCGCTATCCCGGATCGGGCGGAACGTACGTGTATCTGCGCGAGGTATTCGGGCCGCAGCGGCTGGGGAAGGCCCTCGCGTTCCTGTTCAACTGGCAGTTTCTCTTGTACGCGCCGTGCCTGCTGGCCAGCGGCTACATCGGCTTCGCGAACTACGCGGCGTACCTATATCCGCCGCTGGCCGGCAACGTCTTCGCGCACGACGCTGCGGCGGTCGGGATCGGCGCGGTCACGCTAGTGCTCCTGTATCGGCGCACGTCGCAGGTCGCGTCGGTCGGAAACCTGCTCGCGATCGCGGCCGCGCTGACCGTCGCGCTGGTGGCGTTGGCCGGACTGTCGCATGCGGACTTCCATCGCGCCTTCGCTCTGGCGCAGCCGGTGCGCTTCAACTGGGCGTTTCTGGCTGGCTTCGCGAGCGCGCTGGTCATCACGCTCTACGACTACGTCGGCTACTCCGACGCCGCACTGCTCGGCGACGAGGTCATTCGGCCACAGCGCACGATACCGCTGGCGATCGTGGTCTCGGTCGTGATCGTGGCGATCCTGTACGTGCTGTTGCAGGTCGGCGTCCTCGGCAGCGTTCCGTGGCGTTCGCTGCTCGACGCGCACGGCGTGCCCACGGCACAGGCGCAGTATGTCGGTGCCTTCGTCGTGGAGCGAACGTGGGGGCGCGTCGCCGCGATCGGCGTGACGCTGCTCGTGCTCGTCACGGCGTTCGCGTCGCTGTATGGGAATCTGCTCGGCTTTTCGCGGATCTCGTACGCGGCCGCGCGCGACGGCGCGTTCCTCCCCGCGTTCGGTCGGCTGCACCCGCGTAAGGACATTCCGCACGTTGCGCTGATCGTCGTCGGGGGACTGTCGCTGGTCGCGAGCCTATTCACGCTGGATCAGGTGATCGCGTTTTTAACGGCGGGGATCGTGTTGATTCAGGGAATCGCGCAGATCGTTGCGCTTGGCCTGTTGCGGGCTCGACGCGCCGCGGCGCCGTTTCGCATGCCGCTCTATCCGCTGCCCGCGATCGTGGCGCTCGCGGGCTGGAGCCTGGCCTTCGTGGGCTCCGGCGCCGGCGCGATCGCGCTCGGCGTGGGATGGCTCGCGGCCGGTGCGCTCGTCTTTCTCGTGGTAGCGCGCACCCGGCGCTGGTGGCCCTTTGCCGTCGCCGCCGTCGCGGCTGTGGTGCTCGCCGCGCTGCCGCGCGCGGATGCGTCCGCAGCCGGCTGGTCGTCGTGGAACGCTGCACGCGTCGTTTCAGAGCGAGGCTACCCGGTGTTCACCGTAAACGGCAGGCCCTTCTTCGTGTACGGCGCCGCGTTCTTTTACGAACGCATTCCGCGCGACCGTTGGCGCGAAACGCTCGTCGCCTACAAGCGGCTCGGCATCAACACCATCGACCTGTATTGCATTTGGAACTGGCACGAGCCGAGCGAAGGCGTCGCCGACTTCACGGGCAGTACCGATGCCCGGCGCGACCTCGTTGGCTTGCTGGCGCTGAGTCACGAGCTGGGGTTCAAGCTGATCCTGCGACCGGGACCCGTCATTCGCAACGAGTGGCGCAACGGCGGCTATCCCGCGTGGCTGCTCGAGCGACCGGAGTACCGCATGCCGCTGCACGACGTGCTCGAGGGGCGGTATCCCGCGACGGCCACGCTTCAGAACGCGCACGCGGACGCTGCGGCCGCGGAGTGGCTCGCGAACGACACGCACCTCAACGAGACCGAGGCGTGGCTTCGCGACGTCCTGCGGGCGGTCGAGCCTTACTCGAGCGACGTGCTCGCGATTGCGCTCGACGACGACCAGGGCGCGTATCTCGATAACGACACGTGGCCGGCGCCGCATTGGCGCGCCTACATCGGGTGGCTGCGCTCCACGGTCCAATCGATCGCGGGATCGCGCGTTCCGCTTTTCATCAATACGTACGAGATGAAGGTGACTGCGGCGTCGCCCGTGTGGGCGTGGGGGAACTGGTACCAGAGCGGCTCGTACCGCATCGGAGCGCACGATCTCGCGGACTTGGACTTCGCGACGGGACTGCTGCAGACGCAGTCGCGCATGCCGGTGATGCAGTCGGAGTTCCAAGCGGGATGGTTTCAAGGCGCCGACGAGGGAGCGCCGCGGCCGAGCGACCCCGCCAACACGGCGCTCGCACTCGCGGAGCTGCTGCGCGACGGCGCGCACGGCGTGGTGAACTTTCCGGTGCAGGACACGATCTATCCGCACGGCTGGGAAGCGCCGTGGGCGAACTGGTCGTACGCGTGGGACGCGGCGCTCACGGTCGACGTGCGCGCATCGCCGCGCTACGCGCCGACGCGTGCGTTCGGCGACCTCGTCGCGCGTTACGGCCCGCTGCTCGCCCGCACGCACGTCGCGGCGGATGCTTGGATCGTCTGGCCCGCGAGCCTTTACGTTCCGGGGAGCCTGAGTAACGACGATTTCGCCGCGCTTGCGAGCGCGACCGTCGCCGCGCAGCGTGCCTGCAACTCACGTGGGTTGAGCTGCATGCTCGTCGATCTGGCGGCGACGAGCGATCGCGCGCTGCGAACCAAGGCGCTTCTCCTTCCGCTTCCGCCGACGGGCATCGGCGGCGGTCGGATTCAAGCGTGGGCTGTTACCAGGCTGCGGGATCTGCGCGAAAACGGGCGCCTCGTTGCGGATCTGTCGAAGATTCGGCCGATTGCGCGCGACAGAAGTGTACCAAACACGACGCTGCTCCTGGCAAACGATTCGTCGTACGGCTTCATCGTCGCGGTGAACGCGAGCCGTACGGTGCGGCGAGTTGTTGTCGGCGCGGTTCGGTTAGGGCGCCGAAGCGTGAAGGTCCCGACGT is a genomic window of Candidatus Binatia bacterium containing:
- a CDS encoding alpha/beta hydrolase-fold protein produces the protein MQGRSGLARLLGLAGDVAIDFVRSDALAGNPLGDPSERPVVVYRPAAYDAEGSRRYPVLYVLHGYTGDAAALVSTRPWETNVLQWADRLIERREMAPALVVLVDGFTRLGGSQYVDSVHNGGYATYTVRDVVGHVDEHYHTIRSEGGRAVLGKSSGGFGAMHLVLDHPGVFGAFASHSGDSYFQYAHPPAFATVQRALEAHAFDISAFVAGFERKPKRSSAEYTTMEMLAYAAAYSPRSAKAFDLDLPFDRASGELLPDVFARWLAFDPAERVAKHKAQLSRLRLRYLDCGRRDEYNLDIGARVVARRIRDLGLDVRHEEFDDDHRNVGYRYAVSLPALTAVLDNE
- a CDS encoding amino acid permease, yielding MNELKRAIDLRSAISINVITMIGIGPLVTIPLVVAALGGPLALVGWIAGAIVALCDGLVWAELSSRYPGSGGTYVYLREVFGPQRLGKALAFLFNWQFLLYAPCLLASGYIGFANYAAYLYPPLAGNVFAHDAAAVGIGAVTLVLLYRRTSQVASVGNLLAIAAALTVALVALAGLSHADFHRAFALAQPVRFNWAFLAGFASALVITLYDYVGYSDAALLGDEVIRPQRTIPLAIVVSVVIVAILYVLLQVGVLGSVPWRSLLDAHGVPTAQAQYVGAFVVERTWGRVAAIGVTLLVLVTAFASLYGNLLGFSRISYAAARDGAFLPAFGRLHPRKDIPHVALIVVGGLSLVASLFTLDQVIAFLTAGIVLIQGIAQIVALGLLRARRAAAPFRMPLYPLPAIVALAGWSLAFVGSGAGAIALGVGWLAAGALVFLVVARTRRWWPFAVAAVAAVVLAALPRADASAAGWSSWNAARVVSERGYPVFTVNGRPFFVYGAAFFYERIPRDRWRETLVAYKRLGINTIDLYCIWNWHEPSEGVADFTGSTDARRDLVGLLALSHELGFKLILRPGPVIRNEWRNGGYPAWLLERPEYRMPLHDVLEGRYPATATLQNAHADAAAAEWLANDTHLNETEAWLRDVLRAVEPYSSDVLAIALDDDQGAYLDNDTWPAPHWRAYIGWLRSTVQSIAGSRVPLFINTYEMKVTAASPVWAWGNWYQSGSYRIGAHDLADLDFATGLLQTQSRMPVMQSEFQAGWFQGADEGAPRPSDPANTALALAELLRDGAHGVVNFPVQDTIYPHGWEAPWANWSYAWDAALTVDVRASPRYAPTRAFGDLVARYGPLLARTHVAADAWIVWPASLYVPGSLSNDDFAALASATVAAQRACNSRGLSCMLVDLAATSDRALRTKALLLPLPPTGIGGGRIQAWAVTRLRDLRENGRLVADLSKIRPIARDRSVPNTTLLLANDSSYGFIVAVNASRTVRRVVVGAVRLGRRSVKVPTFYLASGGARLVAVGATGAAPNRAPWPARGTPPPFKDPGGTVIANAHLRVVFAPFAGARIAELGDEHGNAAASIGLLRDATDPQPPVSPRDFIAGYTHPLPAGTFNREYACDRVDLGTTARATCSYDAPDLPSGGAVFKRTLTLNGNGSELMSTEEFSPHDPRSAARLESISGFAFVPGDRMLTASQRDAVAILHGTRLVRLRWRPGDVAHLDLRQTRGAALVTLIFARRSVEMGLGVYHVGGAAEAQRLVDSKQP